In a single window of the Lagenorhynchus albirostris chromosome 19, mLagAlb1.1, whole genome shotgun sequence genome:
- the ZNF446 gene encoding zinc finger protein 446 isoform X3 has product MRRIRRYHTSPPLVPFGGSKKTPGTTMPSPLGPPSLPSVDPEATQEDPEAARQRFRGFCYQEVAGPREALAQLRELCRQWLRPEVHSKEQMLELLVLEQFLGALPPEIQAWVRGQQPGSPEEATVLVEGLQHDPGQLLGWITAHVLKQAVLPAAQNTEESVGSSHPSGTVEPRKAASWEGSKDAQLEENAQLSCSVKEEPDGYGQETAPSSPPHPARSHEGPAEQQEPTSVPFQPPRIQEEWGLLDRSQKEVYWDAMLQKYGTVVSLAGLPCPLPEARTEPEPEALSTGSEGARSLLPAVESQPERTLRELLSKSGWTSMASENRCDVGHACWQHPVLWWPHLSRHPRCNLAVSSEQTHPKVGAAEPKCTVSPWMAGRLYPPPHSRSRGFPLP; this is encoded by the exons ATGCGCAGGATTCGAAGGTACCATACGTCTCCGCCGTTG GTCCCCTTTGGTGGCTCCAAGAAGACTCCCGGCACAACAATGCCATCCCCACTGGGCCCCCCGAGTCTGCCCTCTGTGGACCCCGAGGCCACCCAGGAGGATCCTGAGGCAGCACGCCAGCGCTTCCGGGGCTTCTGCTACCAGGAGGTGGCCGGTCCCCGCGAGGCCTTGGCCCAGCTCCGGGAGCTCTGCCGCCAGTGGCTGCGGCCCGAGGTGCACTCCAAGGAGCAGATGCTGGAGCTGCTGGTGCTGGAGCAGTTCCTGGGCGCGCTGCCCCCCGAGATCCAGGCCTGGGTGCGGGGACAGCAACCAGGCAGCCCTGAGGAGGCCACTGTCCTGGTCGAGGGCCTGCAGCATGACCCTGGGCAGCTTCTGGGCTGG ATTACAGCACATGTCCTGAAGCAAGCGGTGCTCCCAGCCGCACAGAACACAGAGGAGTCTGTGGGGAGCTCCCACCCTTCAGGGACAGTGGAGCCCCGAAAGGCAGCCTCTTGGGAGGGGTCCAAGGATGCCCAGTTGGAGGAGAATGCCCAGCTCAGCTGCAGCGTGAAGGAGGAGCCTGATGGCTACGGGCAGGAGACAG CACCGTCCAGCCCCCCACATCCAGCCCGGTCCCATGAGGGGCCCGCTGAACAACAGGAACCGACCTCCGTGCCCTTTCAGCCACCCAGGATTCAG GAGGAGTGGGGGCTCCTGGACCGGTCACAGAAGGAGGTGTACTGGGACGCGATGCTGCAGAAGTACGGCACGGTGGTCTCCCTGG CAGGGTTGCCGTGTCCCCTGCCGGAGGCGCGCACTGAGCCGGAGCCGGAGGCGCTGAGCACCGGATCCGAGGGAGCGAGAAGCCTCCTCCCGG CTGTCGAGTCCCAGCCTGAACGGACATTAAGGGAACTTCTTTCCAAGTCTGGATGGACAAGCATGGCGTCTGAGAACAGATGTGACGTAGGCCACGCATGCTGGCAG CACCCAGTGCTGTGGTGGCCGCACCTGAGCAGACACCCCAGATGCAACCTAGCTGTTTCCTCAGAACAGACACACCCCAAAGTGGGAGCG GCAGAACCCAAGTGCACTGTTTCTCCATGGATGGCAGGCAGGCTgtaccctcctccccacagccgCTCACGTGGGTTTCCTCTCCCGTGA
- the ZNF446 gene encoding zinc finger protein 446 isoform X4 — protein sequence MRRIRRYHTSPPLVPFGGSKKTPGTTMPSPLGPPSLPSVDPEATQEDPEAARQRFRGFCYQEVAGPREALAQLRELCRQWLRPEVHSKEQMLELLVLEQFLGALPPEIQAWVRGQQPGSPEEATVLVEGLQHDPGQLLGWITAHVLKQAVLPAAQNTEESVGSSHPSGTVEPRKAASWEGSKDAQLEENAQLSCSVKEEPDGYGQETAPSSPPHPARSHEGPAEQQEPTSVPFQPPRIQEEWGLLDRSQKEVYWDAMLQKYGTVVSLAGLPCPLPEARTEPEPEALSTGSEGARSLLPAVESQPERTLRELLSKSGWTSMASENRCDVGHACWQAEPKCTVSPWMAGRLYPPPHSRSRGFPLP from the exons ATGCGCAGGATTCGAAGGTACCATACGTCTCCGCCGTTG GTCCCCTTTGGTGGCTCCAAGAAGACTCCCGGCACAACAATGCCATCCCCACTGGGCCCCCCGAGTCTGCCCTCTGTGGACCCCGAGGCCACCCAGGAGGATCCTGAGGCAGCACGCCAGCGCTTCCGGGGCTTCTGCTACCAGGAGGTGGCCGGTCCCCGCGAGGCCTTGGCCCAGCTCCGGGAGCTCTGCCGCCAGTGGCTGCGGCCCGAGGTGCACTCCAAGGAGCAGATGCTGGAGCTGCTGGTGCTGGAGCAGTTCCTGGGCGCGCTGCCCCCCGAGATCCAGGCCTGGGTGCGGGGACAGCAACCAGGCAGCCCTGAGGAGGCCACTGTCCTGGTCGAGGGCCTGCAGCATGACCCTGGGCAGCTTCTGGGCTGG ATTACAGCACATGTCCTGAAGCAAGCGGTGCTCCCAGCCGCACAGAACACAGAGGAGTCTGTGGGGAGCTCCCACCCTTCAGGGACAGTGGAGCCCCGAAAGGCAGCCTCTTGGGAGGGGTCCAAGGATGCCCAGTTGGAGGAGAATGCCCAGCTCAGCTGCAGCGTGAAGGAGGAGCCTGATGGCTACGGGCAGGAGACAG CACCGTCCAGCCCCCCACATCCAGCCCGGTCCCATGAGGGGCCCGCTGAACAACAGGAACCGACCTCCGTGCCCTTTCAGCCACCCAGGATTCAG GAGGAGTGGGGGCTCCTGGACCGGTCACAGAAGGAGGTGTACTGGGACGCGATGCTGCAGAAGTACGGCACGGTGGTCTCCCTGG CAGGGTTGCCGTGTCCCCTGCCGGAGGCGCGCACTGAGCCGGAGCCGGAGGCGCTGAGCACCGGATCCGAGGGAGCGAGAAGCCTCCTCCCGG CTGTCGAGTCCCAGCCTGAACGGACATTAAGGGAACTTCTTTCCAAGTCTGGATGGACAAGCATGGCGTCTGAGAACAGATGTGACGTAGGCCACGCATGCTGGCAG GCAGAACCCAAGTGCACTGTTTCTCCATGGATGGCAGGCAGGCTgtaccctcctccccacagccgCTCACGTGGGTTTCCTCTCCCGTGA
- the ZNF446 gene encoding zinc finger protein 446 isoform X1, giving the protein MRRIRRYHTSPPLVPFGGSKKTPGTTMPSPLGPPSLPSVDPEATQEDPEAARQRFRGFCYQEVAGPREALAQLRELCRQWLRPEVHSKEQMLELLVLEQFLGALPPEIQAWVRGQQPGSPEEATVLVEGLQHDPGQLLGWITAHVLKQAVLPAAQNTEESVGSSHPSGTVEPRKAASWEGSKDAQLEENAQLSCSVKEEPDGYGQETAPSSPPHPARSHEGPAEQQEPTSVPFQPPRIQEEWGLLDRSQKEVYWDAMLQKYGTVVSLAGLPCPLPEARTEPEPEALSTGSEGARSLLPAVESQPERTLRELLSKSGWTSMASENRCDVGHACWQVSESQSRRAEDQLPAAHGSPSVGIQDFGQCTVLLSYCCSNELGGLKQHKTYSLRTLNWVSWGPIKVSARLVPPEGSKGGIHFKAFSSL; this is encoded by the exons ATGCGCAGGATTCGAAGGTACCATACGTCTCCGCCGTTG GTCCCCTTTGGTGGCTCCAAGAAGACTCCCGGCACAACAATGCCATCCCCACTGGGCCCCCCGAGTCTGCCCTCTGTGGACCCCGAGGCCACCCAGGAGGATCCTGAGGCAGCACGCCAGCGCTTCCGGGGCTTCTGCTACCAGGAGGTGGCCGGTCCCCGCGAGGCCTTGGCCCAGCTCCGGGAGCTCTGCCGCCAGTGGCTGCGGCCCGAGGTGCACTCCAAGGAGCAGATGCTGGAGCTGCTGGTGCTGGAGCAGTTCCTGGGCGCGCTGCCCCCCGAGATCCAGGCCTGGGTGCGGGGACAGCAACCAGGCAGCCCTGAGGAGGCCACTGTCCTGGTCGAGGGCCTGCAGCATGACCCTGGGCAGCTTCTGGGCTGG ATTACAGCACATGTCCTGAAGCAAGCGGTGCTCCCAGCCGCACAGAACACAGAGGAGTCTGTGGGGAGCTCCCACCCTTCAGGGACAGTGGAGCCCCGAAAGGCAGCCTCTTGGGAGGGGTCCAAGGATGCCCAGTTGGAGGAGAATGCCCAGCTCAGCTGCAGCGTGAAGGAGGAGCCTGATGGCTACGGGCAGGAGACAG CACCGTCCAGCCCCCCACATCCAGCCCGGTCCCATGAGGGGCCCGCTGAACAACAGGAACCGACCTCCGTGCCCTTTCAGCCACCCAGGATTCAG GAGGAGTGGGGGCTCCTGGACCGGTCACAGAAGGAGGTGTACTGGGACGCGATGCTGCAGAAGTACGGCACGGTGGTCTCCCTGG CAGGGTTGCCGTGTCCCCTGCCGGAGGCGCGCACTGAGCCGGAGCCGGAGGCGCTGAGCACCGGATCCGAGGGAGCGAGAAGCCTCCTCCCGG CTGTCGAGTCCCAGCCTGAACGGACATTAAGGGAACTTCTTTCCAAGTCTGGATGGACAAGCATGGCGTCTGAGAACAGATGTGACGTAGGCCACGCATGCTGGCAGGTGAGTGAGTCACAGAGCAGGAGGGCGGAGGATCAGCTGCCTGCTGCCCACGGCAGTCCGTCTGTGGGCATTCAGGACTTTGGCCAGTGTACTGTACTACTTTCCTACTGTTGCTCTAACGAGCTCGGTGGCCTGAAACAACACAAAACGTACTCTCTTAGGACTCTGAATTGGGTCTCATGGGGcccaatcaaggtgtcagcacgGCTGGTTCCTCCTGAAGGCTCTAAGGGGGGAATCCACTTTAAGGCTTTTTCTAGCTTGTAG
- the ZNF446 gene encoding zinc finger protein 446 isoform X2 translates to MPSPLGPPSLPSVDPEATQEDPEAARQRFRGFCYQEVAGPREALAQLRELCRQWLRPEVHSKEQMLELLVLEQFLGALPPEIQAWVRGQQPGSPEEATVLVEGLQHDPGQLLGWITAHVLKQAVLPAAQNTEESVGSSHPSGTVEPRKAASWEGSKDAQLEENAQLSCSVKEEPDGYGQETAPSSPPHPARSHEGPAEQQEPTSVPFQPPRIQEEWGLLDRSQKEVYWDAMLQKYGTVVSLAGLPCPLPEARTEPEPEALSTGSEGARSLLPAVESQPERTLRELLSKSGWTSMASENRCDVGHACWQVSESQSRRAEDQLPAAHGSPSVGIQDFGQCTVLLSYCCSNELGGLKQHKTYSLRTLNWVSWGPIKVSARLVPPEGSKGGIHFKAFSSL, encoded by the exons ATGCCATCCCCACTGGGCCCCCCGAGTCTGCCCTCTGTGGACCCCGAGGCCACCCAGGAGGATCCTGAGGCAGCACGCCAGCGCTTCCGGGGCTTCTGCTACCAGGAGGTGGCCGGTCCCCGCGAGGCCTTGGCCCAGCTCCGGGAGCTCTGCCGCCAGTGGCTGCGGCCCGAGGTGCACTCCAAGGAGCAGATGCTGGAGCTGCTGGTGCTGGAGCAGTTCCTGGGCGCGCTGCCCCCCGAGATCCAGGCCTGGGTGCGGGGACAGCAACCAGGCAGCCCTGAGGAGGCCACTGTCCTGGTCGAGGGCCTGCAGCATGACCCTGGGCAGCTTCTGGGCTGG ATTACAGCACATGTCCTGAAGCAAGCGGTGCTCCCAGCCGCACAGAACACAGAGGAGTCTGTGGGGAGCTCCCACCCTTCAGGGACAGTGGAGCCCCGAAAGGCAGCCTCTTGGGAGGGGTCCAAGGATGCCCAGTTGGAGGAGAATGCCCAGCTCAGCTGCAGCGTGAAGGAGGAGCCTGATGGCTACGGGCAGGAGACAG CACCGTCCAGCCCCCCACATCCAGCCCGGTCCCATGAGGGGCCCGCTGAACAACAGGAACCGACCTCCGTGCCCTTTCAGCCACCCAGGATTCAG GAGGAGTGGGGGCTCCTGGACCGGTCACAGAAGGAGGTGTACTGGGACGCGATGCTGCAGAAGTACGGCACGGTGGTCTCCCTGG CAGGGTTGCCGTGTCCCCTGCCGGAGGCGCGCACTGAGCCGGAGCCGGAGGCGCTGAGCACCGGATCCGAGGGAGCGAGAAGCCTCCTCCCGG CTGTCGAGTCCCAGCCTGAACGGACATTAAGGGAACTTCTTTCCAAGTCTGGATGGACAAGCATGGCGTCTGAGAACAGATGTGACGTAGGCCACGCATGCTGGCAGGTGAGTGAGTCACAGAGCAGGAGGGCGGAGGATCAGCTGCCTGCTGCCCACGGCAGTCCGTCTGTGGGCATTCAGGACTTTGGCCAGTGTACTGTACTACTTTCCTACTGTTGCTCTAACGAGCTCGGTGGCCTGAAACAACACAAAACGTACTCTCTTAGGACTCTGAATTGGGTCTCATGGGGcccaatcaaggtgtcagcacgGCTGGTTCCTCCTGAAGGCTCTAAGGGGGGAATCCACTTTAAGGCTTTTTCTAGCTTGTAG
- the ZNF446 gene encoding zinc finger protein 446 isoform X5, translated as MRRIRRYHTSPPLVPFGGSKKTPGTTMPSPLGPPSLPSVDPEATQEDPEAARQRFRGFCYQEVAGPREALAQLRELCRQWLRPEVHSKEQMLELLVLEQFLGALPPEIQAWVRGQQPGSPEEATVLVEGLQHDPGQLLGWITAHVLKQAVLPAAQNTEESVGSSHPSGTVEPRKAASWEGSKDAQLEENAQLSCSVKEEPDGYGQETAPSSPPHPARSHEGPAEQQEPTSVPFQPPRIQEEWGLLDRSQKEVYWDAMLQKYGTVVSLAGLPCPLPEARTEPEPEALSTGSEGARSLLPGGESESSREGRPGCPEAPPPARSKPYTCAQCGRTFDWKSVFVIHRRAHAGGPGAEKQPVGPPRRALPGPRSYACEECGRSFSWKSQLVIHRKGHAGQRRHFCGDCGHSFDWKSQLVIHRKSHRPEAP; from the exons ATGCGCAGGATTCGAAGGTACCATACGTCTCCGCCGTTG GTCCCCTTTGGTGGCTCCAAGAAGACTCCCGGCACAACAATGCCATCCCCACTGGGCCCCCCGAGTCTGCCCTCTGTGGACCCCGAGGCCACCCAGGAGGATCCTGAGGCAGCACGCCAGCGCTTCCGGGGCTTCTGCTACCAGGAGGTGGCCGGTCCCCGCGAGGCCTTGGCCCAGCTCCGGGAGCTCTGCCGCCAGTGGCTGCGGCCCGAGGTGCACTCCAAGGAGCAGATGCTGGAGCTGCTGGTGCTGGAGCAGTTCCTGGGCGCGCTGCCCCCCGAGATCCAGGCCTGGGTGCGGGGACAGCAACCAGGCAGCCCTGAGGAGGCCACTGTCCTGGTCGAGGGCCTGCAGCATGACCCTGGGCAGCTTCTGGGCTGG ATTACAGCACATGTCCTGAAGCAAGCGGTGCTCCCAGCCGCACAGAACACAGAGGAGTCTGTGGGGAGCTCCCACCCTTCAGGGACAGTGGAGCCCCGAAAGGCAGCCTCTTGGGAGGGGTCCAAGGATGCCCAGTTGGAGGAGAATGCCCAGCTCAGCTGCAGCGTGAAGGAGGAGCCTGATGGCTACGGGCAGGAGACAG CACCGTCCAGCCCCCCACATCCAGCCCGGTCCCATGAGGGGCCCGCTGAACAACAGGAACCGACCTCCGTGCCCTTTCAGCCACCCAGGATTCAG GAGGAGTGGGGGCTCCTGGACCGGTCACAGAAGGAGGTGTACTGGGACGCGATGCTGCAGAAGTACGGCACGGTGGTCTCCCTGG CAGGGTTGCCGTGTCCCCTGCCGGAGGCGCGCACTGAGCCGGAGCCGGAGGCGCTGAGCACCGGATCCGAGGGAGCGAGAAGCCTCCTCCCGG GAGGAGAGAGCGAGAGCTCCCGAGAGGGCCGGCCCGGCTGCCCGGAGGCCCCGCCGCCCGCGCGGAGCAAGCCCTACACGTGCGCGCAGTGCGGCCGCACCTTCGACTGGAAGTCGGTGTTCGTCATCCACCGCCGCGCGCACGCGGGCGGCCCGGGCGCCGAGAAGCAGCCGGTGGGGCCGCCCCGGCGCGCGCTCCCGGGCCCGCGCAGCTACGCCTGCGAGGAGTGCGGCCGCAGCTTCAGCTGGAAGTCGCAGCTGGTCATCCACCGCAAGGGCCACGCCGGCCAGCGGCGCCACTTCTGCGGCGACTGCGGCCACAGCTTCGACTGGAAGTCCCAGCTGGTCATCCACCGCAAGAGCCACCGGCCCGAGGCCCCGTGA
- the ZNF324 gene encoding zinc finger protein 324A isoform X1, giving the protein MAAAQTDPAQGLMAFEDVAVYFSREEWGLLDAAQRALYRRVMLENFTLLASLGLSVSRPHVVIQLECGKEPWVLNGTDVTLARNAQRRPSPGEWGLRGVSLGPTYGQASVHLPSWMLSSPASHPTDSFHHQPLLEAPALAALEGELQGPPPGRGETCSESHPQPVCVASDPARLPSPPHLWGRLFTCSSLSTCSGQSRSRHWGHSLAQPAPGPAFVGLTLLGERQSASRVASPHLAEDRDVSGEAALPGPFQDGPPLAPTRVLPSAGASECGKSLEGRCGVSPSRERKPTGVSVIYWESGEASVSLRLTSSLRAPPGEKALADHPAPGKQPRASERQKLYACEAPGRAFPGAPEAQGDRGMGEAWREPQRLLAVSEPPTWAELGEALHAGPGLLSGEKPFECRACSKVFVKSSDLLKHLRTHTGERPYECAQCGKAFSQTSHLTQHQRIHSGETPYTCPACGQAFRHSSSLVRHQRIHTAEKAFRCAECGKAFSHRSNLSQHRKIHAGGRPYACTRCGRSFCRNSHLIQHERTHTGEKPFACALCGAAFSQGSSLFKHRRVHTGEKPFACAQCGRAFSHSSNLRQHRLLHTGERPFRCSDCGKAFAKGAVLLSHRRIHTGEKPFVCAQCGRAFRERPALFHHQRLHTGEKPARRPRASPLPQARPPSGASCEGTLGREAGPTAASGPATVPKTAEP; this is encoded by the exons ATGGCGGCGGCGCAGACAGACCCGGCGCAG GGCCTAATGGCCTTTGAAGACGTGGCTGTGTACTTCTCCCGGGAGGAGTGGGGGCTCCTGGATGCAGCCCAGAGGGCTCTGTACCGCCGTGTGATGCTGGAGAACTTCACCCTCCTGGCCTCGCTGG GACTCTCTGTCTCCCGACCCCACGTGGTCATCCAGCTTGAGTGTGGCAAGGAGCCCTGGGTTCTCAATGGGACAGATGTGACCCTGGCCAGGAATGCCCAGAGGAGGCCGAGCCCTGGTGAGTGGGGGCTCAGGGGTGTGAGCTTGGGGCCAACCTATGGCCAAGCTTCTGTCCACCTTCCCTCCTGGATGCTCTCCTCTCCAGCTTCCCACCCGACCGACTCCTTTCACCATCAGCCTCTTCTGGAGGCTCCGGCTTTGGCTGCCCTTGAAGGGGAGCTCCAAGGGCCACCCCCAGGCCGTGGTGAGACCTGCTCAGAATCCCACCCTCAGCCAGTCTGTGTGGCCTCAGACCCTGCCCGTCTTCCCTCACCACCTCATCTGTGGGGCCGTTTGTTCACGTGTTCATCGTTGAGCACTTGCAGTGGCCAGTCCCGTTCgcggcactggggacacagcctTGCCCAGCCCGCTCCTGGTCCTGCCTTTGTGGGGTTGACCCTGCTAGGGGAGAGGCAGTCAGCAAGCAGAGTTG CTTCCCCTCATCTGGCAGAGGACAGAGATGTTTCTGGAGAAGCAGCATTGCCAGGGCCCTTCCAGGACGGCCCCCCTCTGGCACCGACAAGGGTTCTCCCCAGCGCTGGTGCCTCTGAGTGTGGGAAAAGCCTGGAGGGTCGGTGCGGCGTGTCCCCCTCTCGGGAGAGGAAACCCACAGGGGTGTCTGTGATCTACTGGGAAAGCGGCGAGGCCAGCGTCAGCCTGCGGCTGACCTCTTCTCTGCGGGCCCCACCCGGGGAGAAGGCCCTCGCAGACCACCCTGCACCAGGCAAGCAGCCGAGGGCATCGGAGCGGCAGAAGCTGTACGCATGCGAGGCCCCGGGGAGAGCCTTCCCGGGCGCCCCAGAGGCTCAGGGGGACCGAGGAATGGGTGAGGCTTGGCGCGAGCCTCAGAGACTGCTTGCTGTCTCAGAGCCCCCGACCTGGGCCGAACTGGGCGAGGCCCTGCACGCTGGCCCCGGCCTCCTCTCTGGGGAGAAGCCCTTCGAGTGCAGGGCGTGCAGCAAGGTGTTCGTGAAGAGCTCGGACCTGCTGAAGCACCTGCGCACCCACACCGGGGAGCGGCCGTACGAGTGCGCGCAGTGCGGCAAGGCCTTCAGCCAGACGTCGCACCTGACGCAGCACCAGCGCATCCACAGCGGAGAGACGCCCTACACGTGCCCGGCCTGCGGCCAGGCCTTCCGGCACAGCTCCTCGCTGGTGCGGCACCAGCGCATCCACACGGCCGAGAAGGCCTTCCGCTGTGCCGAGTGCGGCAAGGCCTTCAGCCACCGCTCCAACCTCAGCCAGCACCGCAAGATCCACGCCGGGGGCCGGCCCTATGCGTGCACGCGCTGTGGCCGCAGCTTCTGCCGCAACTCGCACCTGATCCAGCACGAGCGCACGCACACGGGCGAGAAGCCCTTCGCCTGCGCGCTCTGCGGGGCCGCCTTCAGCCAGGGCTCGTCGCTCTTCAAGCACCGGCGCGTGCACACCGGCGAGAAGCCCTTCGCCTGCGCGCAGTGCGGCCGCGCCTTCAGCCACAGCTCCAACCTCAGGCAGCACCGGCTGCTGCACACGGGAGAGCGGCCTTTCCGTTGCTCGGACTGCGGCAAGGCCTTCGCCAAGGGCGCCGTGCTGCTCAGCCACCGACGCATCCACACGGGCGAGAAGCCCTTCGTGTGCGCACAGTGCGGCCGCGCCTTCCGCGAGCGCCCGGCCCTCTTCCACCACCAGAGGCTCCACACCGGTGAGAAGCCAGCGCGGCGGCCCCGGGCCAGCCCGCTCCCCCAGGCCAGGCCTCCTTCAGGGGCATCGTGTGAAGGCACACTGGGGAGGGAAGCCGGGCCCACTGCTGCCTCAGGCCCAGCCACGGTTCCGAAGACGGCTGAGCCTTGA
- the ZNF324 gene encoding zinc finger protein 324A isoform X2 has product MAAAQTDPAQGLMAFEDVAVYFSREEWGLLDAAQRALYRRVMLENFTLLASLGLSVSRPHVVIQLECGKEPWVLNGTDVTLARNAQRRPSPASPHLAEDRDVSGEAALPGPFQDGPPLAPTRVLPSAGASECGKSLEGRCGVSPSRERKPTGVSVIYWESGEASVSLRLTSSLRAPPGEKALADHPAPGKQPRASERQKLYACEAPGRAFPGAPEAQGDRGMGEAWREPQRLLAVSEPPTWAELGEALHAGPGLLSGEKPFECRACSKVFVKSSDLLKHLRTHTGERPYECAQCGKAFSQTSHLTQHQRIHSGETPYTCPACGQAFRHSSSLVRHQRIHTAEKAFRCAECGKAFSHRSNLSQHRKIHAGGRPYACTRCGRSFCRNSHLIQHERTHTGEKPFACALCGAAFSQGSSLFKHRRVHTGEKPFACAQCGRAFSHSSNLRQHRLLHTGERPFRCSDCGKAFAKGAVLLSHRRIHTGEKPFVCAQCGRAFRERPALFHHQRLHTGEKPARRPRASPLPQARPPSGASCEGTLGREAGPTAASGPATVPKTAEP; this is encoded by the exons ATGGCGGCGGCGCAGACAGACCCGGCGCAG GGCCTAATGGCCTTTGAAGACGTGGCTGTGTACTTCTCCCGGGAGGAGTGGGGGCTCCTGGATGCAGCCCAGAGGGCTCTGTACCGCCGTGTGATGCTGGAGAACTTCACCCTCCTGGCCTCGCTGG GACTCTCTGTCTCCCGACCCCACGTGGTCATCCAGCTTGAGTGTGGCAAGGAGCCCTGGGTTCTCAATGGGACAGATGTGACCCTGGCCAGGAATGCCCAGAGGAGGCCGAGCCCTG CTTCCCCTCATCTGGCAGAGGACAGAGATGTTTCTGGAGAAGCAGCATTGCCAGGGCCCTTCCAGGACGGCCCCCCTCTGGCACCGACAAGGGTTCTCCCCAGCGCTGGTGCCTCTGAGTGTGGGAAAAGCCTGGAGGGTCGGTGCGGCGTGTCCCCCTCTCGGGAGAGGAAACCCACAGGGGTGTCTGTGATCTACTGGGAAAGCGGCGAGGCCAGCGTCAGCCTGCGGCTGACCTCTTCTCTGCGGGCCCCACCCGGGGAGAAGGCCCTCGCAGACCACCCTGCACCAGGCAAGCAGCCGAGGGCATCGGAGCGGCAGAAGCTGTACGCATGCGAGGCCCCGGGGAGAGCCTTCCCGGGCGCCCCAGAGGCTCAGGGGGACCGAGGAATGGGTGAGGCTTGGCGCGAGCCTCAGAGACTGCTTGCTGTCTCAGAGCCCCCGACCTGGGCCGAACTGGGCGAGGCCCTGCACGCTGGCCCCGGCCTCCTCTCTGGGGAGAAGCCCTTCGAGTGCAGGGCGTGCAGCAAGGTGTTCGTGAAGAGCTCGGACCTGCTGAAGCACCTGCGCACCCACACCGGGGAGCGGCCGTACGAGTGCGCGCAGTGCGGCAAGGCCTTCAGCCAGACGTCGCACCTGACGCAGCACCAGCGCATCCACAGCGGAGAGACGCCCTACACGTGCCCGGCCTGCGGCCAGGCCTTCCGGCACAGCTCCTCGCTGGTGCGGCACCAGCGCATCCACACGGCCGAGAAGGCCTTCCGCTGTGCCGAGTGCGGCAAGGCCTTCAGCCACCGCTCCAACCTCAGCCAGCACCGCAAGATCCACGCCGGGGGCCGGCCCTATGCGTGCACGCGCTGTGGCCGCAGCTTCTGCCGCAACTCGCACCTGATCCAGCACGAGCGCACGCACACGGGCGAGAAGCCCTTCGCCTGCGCGCTCTGCGGGGCCGCCTTCAGCCAGGGCTCGTCGCTCTTCAAGCACCGGCGCGTGCACACCGGCGAGAAGCCCTTCGCCTGCGCGCAGTGCGGCCGCGCCTTCAGCCACAGCTCCAACCTCAGGCAGCACCGGCTGCTGCACACGGGAGAGCGGCCTTTCCGTTGCTCGGACTGCGGCAAGGCCTTCGCCAAGGGCGCCGTGCTGCTCAGCCACCGACGCATCCACACGGGCGAGAAGCCCTTCGTGTGCGCACAGTGCGGCCGCGCCTTCCGCGAGCGCCCGGCCCTCTTCCACCACCAGAGGCTCCACACCGGTGAGAAGCCAGCGCGGCGGCCCCGGGCCAGCCCGCTCCCCCAGGCCAGGCCTCCTTCAGGGGCATCGTGTGAAGGCACACTGGGGAGGGAAGCCGGGCCCACTGCTGCCTCAGGCCCAGCCACGGTTCCGAAGACGGCTGAGCCTTGA